A portion of the Fibrobacter succinogenes genome contains these proteins:
- a CDS encoding stress response translation initiation inhibitor YciH (involved in start site selection during the initiation of translation), with translation MGIEERSTLVFASGVGRIKEEKPKASRPQGDGVVRIMLKRLGGGKMASVVSGIPLDEDELKEMARALKQKCGVGGSVKDFNIEIQGDKRNVLKTELEKKGYIVKLAGG, from the coding sequence ATGGGTATCGAAGAGCGTTCTACGTTGGTGTTTGCAAGTGGTGTTGGTCGAATCAAAGAAGAAAAGCCGAAGGCGAGTCGCCCGCAGGGCGACGGTGTAGTCCGCATTATGCTGAAGCGTCTTGGTGGCGGAAAAATGGCTAGCGTTGTTTCGGGAATCCCGCTGGATGAGGATGAACTGAAGGAAATGGCTCGTGCCTTAAAGCAAAAGTGCGGCGTTGGCGGTTCGGTCAAGGATTTTAATATCGAAATCCAGGGCGACAAGCGCAATGTGCTCAAGACTGAACTCGAAAAAAAGGGATACATTGTTAAACTAGCAGGTGGTTAA
- a CDS encoding deoxyribonuclease IV: MHIGCHLSSTGGFLAMGETALAIGADTFQFFTRNPRGGAAKPFDKADAEALNAFMDAHCFAPILAHAPYTLNACAADPSLRQYAQDVMKDDLFRMDHFPHAMYNFHPGSHVKQGVEVGVELISQRLNNILHKELKTKVLLETMAGKGSEVGRSFEELRAIIDRVELDEKVGVCLDTCHVFDGGYDIVNRLDDVLEEFDKVIGLKRLCAIHLNDSKNPMGSHKDRHEVIGGGFIGLEALVNVVNHPALKGLPFYLETPNELPGYAAEIALMRSKER; this comes from the coding sequence ATGCATATCGGATGTCATTTGTCCTCAACGGGTGGCTTTTTAGCGATGGGAGAGACCGCTCTTGCCATCGGGGCCGATACGTTCCAGTTCTTTACGCGTAATCCGCGTGGCGGTGCTGCAAAGCCGTTTGATAAAGCGGATGCCGAAGCTTTGAACGCATTTATGGATGCGCATTGCTTTGCTCCGATTTTAGCCCATGCGCCTTATACGTTGAATGCCTGCGCTGCGGATCCTTCGCTTCGGCAGTACGCGCAAGACGTGATGAAAGATGACTTGTTCCGCATGGACCATTTCCCGCATGCGATGTATAACTTTCACCCCGGTAGCCACGTGAAGCAAGGTGTCGAGGTGGGTGTAGAACTTATCTCGCAGCGCTTGAACAATATTCTGCACAAGGAATTGAAAACGAAAGTGCTCCTGGAAACGATGGCGGGGAAGGGGTCTGAAGTGGGGCGCTCTTTCGAGGAACTGCGTGCGATTATAGACCGCGTGGAACTGGATGAAAAGGTCGGTGTTTGCTTGGACACTTGCCACGTTTTCGATGGCGGCTATGATATTGTAAACCGCTTGGACGATGTGCTCGAAGAATTTGACAAGGTGATTGGGCTGAAGCGCTTGTGCGCGATTCACTTGAACGACAGCAAGAATCCGATGGGTAGCCACAAAGATCGCCATGAGGTCATTGGGGGCGGTTTTATTGGCTTGGAGGCGCTCGTGAATGTGGTGAATCATCCGGCGCTCAAGGGCTTGCCGTTCTATTTGGAGACGCCAAACGAGTTGCCGGGCTACGCTGCTGAAATTGCATTAATGCGGAGCAAGGAACGGTAG
- a CDS encoding FecR domain-containing protein has product MFKHLSLSSLLLTIIASTTALAAPKAGHVSYVAPDAFKSAKSCAEDAVWKPAKYPQKFDMLDCFKTNDGGSVTLTLKGDNSTLTIGENSLVRVDSLVEDDGNGNFYIKPQIQKGFMGFNVEKNKGNKVDFSTGTAAASIRGTEGVIGGDEKSFFAGLKRGKLVVFDVTGVSDSIPIADGETVLGRGKFIVLKLKSSGDLNFAKTLLELLADSTLSMEDLEKAVIKADSTYQEKLASNAAAGQANAVSKEKVEDVAELKVPHVKYSSYDSLRCVANVSVSDVQAEVRLSTVMDGTLISEVGVKRNMPKRVALRSGVHEYEFIVENEVGRNSVKKTLGCYPMKSFTVKVLGDKKVHLPIPPKPPISGIEDIITETLQFQIRLSENDASFLNKVTVRQNGKVILQERLSQIQNLDYQIPVELKRGMKNRFDIEVIHKSGYVVKTAKVYEVSK; this is encoded by the coding sequence ATGTTTAAGCATCTGTCTTTATCGAGTCTTTTACTTACGATTATTGCTTCTACGACAGCATTGGCTGCACCCAAAGCGGGACATGTTAGTTACGTTGCGCCAGATGCGTTTAAGAGTGCAAAAAGCTGTGCTGAAGATGCCGTTTGGAAGCCGGCTAAGTATCCTCAAAAATTTGATATGTTAGATTGCTTTAAGACCAATGATGGCGGTTCTGTCACATTGACGTTGAAGGGCGATAACAGCACACTTACCATTGGCGAGAATTCTCTTGTTCGTGTCGATAGCCTTGTCGAAGATGATGGCAATGGCAATTTTTATATAAAGCCTCAAATCCAAAAAGGATTTATGGGCTTTAACGTCGAAAAAAATAAAGGCAATAAGGTTGATTTTTCTACGGGAACGGCTGCCGCTTCGATTCGCGGTACAGAAGGTGTTATCGGCGGTGATGAAAAGTCTTTCTTTGCAGGCTTGAAAAGGGGTAAGCTGGTTGTTTTTGATGTCACGGGAGTTTCTGATTCGATTCCTATAGCAGATGGCGAAACCGTTCTTGGTCGGGGAAAGTTTATAGTCCTCAAGTTGAAGTCTTCGGGCGACTTGAATTTTGCAAAAACGTTGTTGGAGCTTTTAGCCGATTCTACGTTGTCTATGGAAGATTTGGAAAAGGCTGTTATCAAGGCTGATTCTACTTATCAAGAAAAGCTTGCATCGAACGCTGCTGCAGGTCAGGCTAATGCTGTTTCAAAAGAAAAAGTCGAAGATGTTGCGGAATTGAAGGTCCCGCATGTTAAGTATTCCTCGTACGATTCTTTGCGCTGTGTGGCCAATGTATCTGTGTCCGATGTGCAGGCCGAAGTCCGCTTGTCTACGGTAATGGACGGAACGCTTATTTCGGAAGTTGGCGTAAAACGCAATATGCCCAAGCGTGTTGCATTACGTAGTGGTGTTCATGAATATGAATTTATTGTTGAAAATGAAGTTGGACGCAATAGTGTAAAAAAGACTTTGGGCTGCTATCCGATGAAGTCGTTCACGGTGAAAGTTTTGGGCGATAAAAAAGTGCATCTCCCGATTCCGCCCAAACCTCCGATTTCAGGAATCGAAGATATCATTACGGAAACGTTGCAATTCCAGATCCGCTTGTCGGAAAATGATGCAAGTTTCTTGAACAAAGTTACCGTTCGCCAGAATGGCAAAGTTATTTTGCAGGAACGTCTCTCTCAAATCCAGAATTTGGATTACCAGATTCCTGTTGAATTAAAGCGTGGTATGAAGAACCGCTTTGATATTGAAGTTATTCATAAGAGTGGCTATGTTGTCAAGACTGCCAAGGTTTATGAGGTGAGTAAATGA